The segment AAGGAAATCATCATGGCAACTGCCAATATCAACAAGTCCGAGATCATCGCGAAGTTCGCTCGCGGCACCAACGACACGGGCAGCCCCGAAGTTCAGGTCGCTCTGTTGACGACCCGTATCAACGAACTGACCCCGCACTTCAAGGCCAACATGAAGGATCACCACAGCCGCCGCGGTCTGCTGCGCATGGTGAGCCGTCGCCGTCGCCTGCTGGACTACCTCAAGGCCAGCGATGCCGATCGTTACCGCGCCCTGATCGAAGCCCTGGGCCTGCGTAAGTAAGGTCTGCGGATGGCAGCACGAATCCTGCGGAAGTTGCACGCGCACGATTTCACGTGAGGCCGCAATGCCTGCGTCAGCACTGCTGAGGCAGGCATTTTGCTTTTCTGGTCCAGTGATTGATGCGCTGGGCCAAGGTTGATAGTGATGTTTGCTTCACTCGAAAGTCGGGCGTTGATGCCCGGCGCCGTTGCGCCAAGTCGCGCGACGGAGTAAGTTACCTCGCTCTTTATCGCGCATTTTTGCGCATTGACACTGGAGTCGGCACCAAGGAAACGGGGTTTTGTGTCATTCCATCGCGGGTTGCATCGTCCACGTGCCTTCACGGACGGTGGCGCGATGGAATGGCATAGCACTTCCCTGGGACTGCGGACCGGATTACCTCCGGCAGTTCGCCTGCCGCTGCGAGCGCAGGCGTCGCCGATCGTGCATGTGTGCGGCCGGCAAGCATGAAATCAAGGAACGCTCATGACCATGTTCAACAAGATCGTCAAGGAATTCCAGTGGGGCCAGCACACGGTCCGCATGGAAACCGGCGAAATCGCGCGCCAGGCATCTGGCGCCGTGATCGTCGACGTGGAAGACACCGTGGTGCTGGCCACCGTGGTGGCAGCCAAGAGCCCGAAGGCGGGTCAGGACTTCTTCCCGCTGACCGTCGACTACATCGAGAAGACCTACGCTGCTGGCAAGATCCCCGGTGGCTTCTTCAAGCGTGAAGGCCGTCCGTCGGAAAACGAGACGCTGACCTCGCGCCTGATCGACCGTCCGCTGCGTCCGCTGTTCCCGGAAGGTTTCTACAACGACGTGCAGGTGGTGATCCACGTGCTGTCGATCAACCCGGAAATCCCGGCTGACATCCCCGCGCTGATCGCTTCGTCGGCTGCGCTGGCCGTTTCGGGTATCCCGTTCAACGGTCCGGTTGGCGCTGCCCGCGTCGGCTACAAGGACGGCCAGTACCTGCTGAACCCGACCCGCGCGCAAATCGCCGCGTCGGATCTGGACCTGGTGGTCGCCGGTACCGAACGTGCCGTGCTGATGGTGGAATCGGAAGCCCACCAACTGTCGGAAGACGTGATGCTCGGCGCCGTGGTGTACGGTCACGAGCAAATGCAGATCGCGATCAACGCAATCCACGACCTGGTGCGCGAAGGCGGCAAGCCCGAGTGGGACTGGGCTCCGGCTCCGAAGAATGAAGCGCTGATCGCCAAGGTTAGCGAGATTGGCCTGCCGCTGCTGCAGCAAGCCTACCAACTGCGTCAGAAGTCGGCGCGCAGCACCAAGCTCAAGGAAATCTACGCAACGGTGCAGGCCCAACTGGCCGAGGCCGGCGTGGAAGCCGACAAGGTGGAAGTGGGCAACGTCCTGTTCGACCTCGAGGCGAAGATCGTGCGCGGCCAGATCCTGGCTGGCGAGCCGCGTATCGACGGCCGCGACACGCGCACCGTGCGCCCGATCGAAATCCGTTCGTCGGTGCTGCCGCGCGCGCACGGCTCGGCGCTGTTCACCCGTGGTGAAACGCAGGCACTCGTGGTGGCCACGCTCGGCACCAAGAGCGATGAGCAGATCATCGACGCACTGGCCGGCGAGTACCGCGATCGCTTCATGCTCCACTACAACATGCCTCCGTTCGCCACCGGCGAAACGGGTCGCGTTGGTAGCCCGAAGCGTCGTGAAATCGGTCACGGCCGTCTGGCCAAGCGCGCGCTGATCCCGGTGCTGCCGAAGGACGACGAGTTCGCGTACACGATCCGTCTGGTGTCGGAAATCACCGAATCGAACGGTTCGTCGTCGATGGCTTCGGTCTGCGGCGGCTGCCTGGCGCTGATGGATGCTGGCGTTCCGGTGAAGGCGCACGTGGCCGGCGTGGCCATGGGCCTGATCCTGGAGGGCAACAAGTTTGCCGTGCTGACCGACATCCTCGGTGACGAGGATCACCTCGGCGACATGGACTTCAAGGTGGCCGGTACCGACGCGGGCATTACCGCGCTGCAGATGGACATCAAGGTCCAGGGCATCACCAAGGAAATCATGCAGGTGGCGCTGGCCCAGGCCCGCGAAGGCCGCATGCACATCCTCGGCGCGATGCAAGGCGCAATGGGTCACGCTCGCACCGAACTGTCGGCGCACGCTCCGCGCATGATCACGATGAAGATCCATCCGGACAAGATCCGCGAAGTGATCGGCAAGGGCGGCTCGACGATCCAAGCACTGACCAAGGAAACCGGCACGACCATCGACATCCAGGAAGACGGCACGATCACGATCGCGTCGACGTCGACCGACGGCATGGCCGAAGCCAAGCGCCGCATCGAAGGCATCACCGCGGAAGCCGAAGTGGGCAAGATCTACGCCGGTACCGTGCTGAAGCTGCTGGACTTTGGCGCCATCGTCAACATCCTGCCGGGCAAGGACGGTCTGCTGCATATCTCCGAGATCGTCAACGAGCGCGTCAAGGACATCAAGGACTGGCTCAAGGAAGGCCAACAGGTTCGCGTCAAGCTGATCCAGGCCGATGAAAAGGGTCGTCTGCGTCTGTCCCTGAAGGCAGCGCTGGCCGAAGAGGGCGGCAGCATCAGCCCGATCGCGCAAGGCGATGCACCGGCCGCGGCACCTGCCGCCCCGGCATCGCCCGATCAGCAGCAGTAAGCTGACGGCGAACGCGGTCACCGCGTAGCACCCATGAAAGCGGCTGGCGATGTCCAGCCGCTTTTTTGTTTACACTGCCGGTCAGTTCGCTATCCGGTTCGCCTGCGACACGTGCGTCAGCAACGCCATCGCGCGCGATGCAATCCAAGACATTAATGAGGAGTCATCATGAAAGCCATCGAGATCCGTGAATACGGCGCCCCCGAAGTCCTGCAGGAAACGCAGCGTCCCGATCCGGAGCCGAAGGCCGGTGAAATCCTGATTCGTGTGGCGGCTGCTGGCATCAACCGTCCCGATGTGTTCCAGCGCACCGGCAACTATCCGGTGCCGCCCGGTGCGTCGGATCTTCCTGGTCTCGAGGTCGCAGGTGTGGTCGTTGGGGGAGACCTTTCGCATCCCGCCAATCGCTTCGGCCTGAAAGCTGGCGACCGTGTCTGCGCGTTGGTGCAGGGCGGTGGTTACGCCGAGCTGTGCACGGCGCCGATCGAGCAATGCCTGCCGGTACCCGAGGGCCTCACCGATATCGAAGCGGCTGCGCTACCCGAGACGTTCTTCACGGTGTGGAGCAACGTGTTCGATCGTGGTCAGCTTGGCAAGGGTCCGCGTGGCGCGGCCGAAACGCTGCTGATCCAGGGTGGGTCTAGCGGCATCGGTACCACGGCAATCCAGATCGCCAAGGCACTTGGCTTCAAGGTCTTCGTGACGGCCGGCAGCGATGACAAGTGCAAGGCGTGCGAGTCGCTCGGCGCGGATCGCGCGATCAACTACAAGACGCAGGATTTCGTGGCCGAAGTGAAGGCGCTGACCGAAGGGAAGGGCGTCGACGTGATCCTCGATATGGTGGCGGGGTCCTATCTCGCGCGTGAACTGTCGTGCATCGCCGATGACGGCCGCATCGTGATCATCGCGCTGCTTGGTGGCGGCAAGGCGGAAATTCCCCTTGGCGACATCCTGCGTCGACGCATTACCATCACCGGTTCCACGCTGCGCCCGCGTCCGGCTTCATTCAAGGGCGCCATTGCGCAGGCGCTGCATCAGAACGTCTGGCCGCTGCTGGCATCGGGCAAGATCAAGCCCGTGATCCACAAGGTGTTCCCCGCAGCACAGGCCGCGGATGCGCATCGCCTGATGGAGTCGAGCGAGCATATCGGCAAGATCGTACTGACCTGGTAAGCCATGCTTCTTGCTGTGGGCCCGTGATCACTGGCGGGTCCGGGATTACCTGCGATTGCCCGCACATGCTGGCGGGCCCCTCCTGACCACGCTACAATAGCCGGTTTGATTTAAAGAGGGGACCCTTGTGAGACAAAAGCTGGTCATCGGCAATTGGAAGATGCATGGCAGCCTGGCCGCCAACGCGGCGCTGCTTGAGGGTATCAAGGCTGCGCCTGCGCGCGCGAAGCTGGCGGTCTGCGCGCCGTTCCCCTATCTTGCCCAGTGCCAGACGCTGTTGTCCGGTTCCCAGGTTGCCTGGGGTGCTCAGGATGTGTCGTCCGAGGCCCGTGGTGCCTTCACCGGTGAAGTAGCTGCCTCGATGCTGGGTGAGTTTGGTTGCGGCTATGCGCTCGTCGGCCATTCAGAGCGTCGTACCTACCATGGTGAAACCGACGCGGTAGTGGCTGCCAAGGCACTGCGCGCGCTGGAATTCGACATTGTTCCGGTGGTCTGTGTTGGAGAGACGCTGGCCGAGCGCGAAGCCGGTCAGACCGAAGCCGTGGTTGGTCGTCAGTTGCAGGCTGTACTCGATGCGTTGTCTATCGAGCAACTGGGTCGCATTGTTCTGGCCTATGAGCCCGTCTGGGCGATCGGTACGGGCAAGACGGCCACGAGCGCGCAGGCCCAGGAAGTTCATGCGGCGCTACGTGCGCGGGTCACGGCGAAGGATGCCGGTGTTGCAGCACGCATGGCCATTCTGTATGGCGGTAGCGTCAAGCCCGACAATGCAGCTGAATTGTTTTCCATGTCCGATATTGACGGGGGGCTTATTGGTGGCGCCTCCCTGAAGGCGGATGATTTCCTCGCGATCGGCAACGCCTGAATGCCGGACGCGACTGTCTGATCAGGCAAGTTCGAAACGACTTTAACCAAATGGCAATCTTCAAGACTTTGTTGGTAATCGTGCAGGTCCTGTCCGCGCTCGGCGTGATTGGTCTTGTTCTGCTGCAGCACGGCAAGGGTGCCGATGTCGGTGCGGCGTTCGGATCGGGCGCCTCTGGCAGTCTGTTCGGCGCTACCGGATCGGCGAACTTCCTGTCACGTACCACGGCCGTTCTGGCGGCACTGTTCTTCTGCTGCACCCTGGGTCTGACGCTGCTGGGCAACTACAAGCCCTCGGCATCCCTGGGCGTGATGGGCGCGGCGCAGCAGTCGGCGCCGGCCGCTGCGGCACCTGCTTCCGCGCCTGCAGCAGCTGCAGCATCGGCCTCCGCGCCGGCGGCTCCGGCCGTGCCGAAGTAATTGCAATAATTGAACAGTGTGTCCACGGATTCCTGATTTTATTTGCAGTTGTGCATTGAACAAATCGGGAATCCTAGTTAGAATGCAGGGCTTGAAACGATTCCCCAGCGACGGGGCGAAAGCCGAAGGACAAACTCCTCGGCAGACGTTCCAGAGGGTATAAAAACCCAGCGCAAGGCAACATTGTTTCTCCCCCAGCCGACGTGGTGAAATTGGTAGACACGCTATCTTGAGGGGGTAGTGGCGAAAGCTGTGCGAGTTCGAGTCTCGCCGTCGGCACCAAACAACTTGATCGGAGTTCGTGTTGCGTATCTTCAAGATGCGTCGACATGTCCTCCGGCAGTCCGCAGGGCGGCGCCGTAGCTATGACGGGATGGCGCTTGGGGTGGGCAACAGGACGCCGCTATAGCTGGTGCTGTTGACAACATTCCAGATAAGGCTGGCCGCATCTTGACTCTCGAAGCCTACTTCCCCGTCCTCATCTTCATCGTCTTTGGCGTCGTGCTCGGTGTGGCACTGATGGCCATCGGTCGAATTCTCGGTCCCTACAAGCCTGACGCAGCGAAGCTGTCGCCGTACGAGTGCGGCTTCGAAGCGTTCGAGGATGCGCGCATGAAGTTCGACGTGCGCTACTACCTCATCGCCATCCTGTTTATCCTGTTCGATCTCGAAACTGCCTTCCTGTTTCCGTGGGGCGTCGCCCTCAAGGACATCGGTTGGCCGGGATTCATCGCCATGGGCGTGTTTCTGCTGGAATTCATCGTGGGCTTCGTCTACATCTGGAAAAAGGGCGCGCTCGATTGGGAGTGATGTGAAATGGCAATCGAAGGCGTTCTCAACGAAGGCTTTGTCACGACGACCGCTGACAAGCTGATCAATTGGACCCGTACGGGTTCCCTGTGGCCCATGACGTTCGGTCTGGCCTGCTGTGCAGTGGAAATGATGCACGCCGGCGCCGCGCGTTACGACATGGACCGTTTCGGTGTGATTTTCCGCCCGTCGCCGCGTCAGTCCGACGTGATGATCGTGGCAGGCACGCTGTGCAACAAGATGGCCCCCGCGCTGCGCAAGGTGTACGACCAGATGGCCGAACCGCGCTGGGTGATCTCGATGGGGTCGTGCGCCAACGGCGGCGGCTACTATCACTACTCATATTCGGTGGTGCGTGGCTGCGACCGCATCGTGCCGGTCGACATCTATGTTCCGGGCTGCCCGCCGACGGCGGAAGCGCTGATCTACGGCGTGATCCAGCTCCAGAACAAGATCAAGCGTACCAATACTATCGCGCGCAAGGGCTGATATGGCGAACCTGGATACCCTCAAGGCTGCGCTCGAAAAGGTCCTCGGCAAGCGCGTGCAGAACCTGATCGAGGCCACCGGCGAACTGACGCTGATCGTCAAGGCCGCCGACTATCTCGAAGTCGCGCGTCTGCTGCGTGACGATCCCTCGCTGCGTTTCGAACAGCTACTCGACCTGTGCGGCGTGGACTATTCCGACTACGCCGAAGGCGCCTGGGACGGCCTGCGCTTTGCCGCTGTCTCGCAGCTGCTGTCGGTAACGCACAACTGGCGTCTGCGTCTGCGCGTGTTCGCGCCGGACGATGATTTCCCGGTGCTGCCGTCGGTCATCAACGTCTGGAACTCGGTGAACTGGTTCGAGCGCGAAGCGTTCGATTTCTACGGCATCGTGTTCGAAGGCCATCCGGATCTGCGCCGTATCCTGACCGACTACGGTTTCGTCGGCCACCCGTTCCGCAAGGATTTCCCAGTCTCGGGCTACGTCGAAATGCGCTACGACCCGGAACAGAAGCGGGTCATCTACCAGCCGGTGACGATCGAGCCGCGCGAAGTCACGCCGCGCGTGATTCGCGAGGAAAACTACGGCGGCACGCAGCACTGAGATCGCGTCATGGCAGATATCAAGAACTACACCCTCAACTTCGGCCCCCAACACCCTGCAGCGCACGGCGTGCTGCGTCTGGTGCTTGAACTGGACGGCGAAGTCATCCAGCGCGCCGACCCCCATATCGGCCTGCTGCATCGAGCCACCGAAAAGCTGGCCGAGCAGAAGACCTGGATTCAAAGCGTCCCCTACATGGATCGTCTCGACTACGTGTCGATGATGGTCAACGAACACGCGTACGTGATGGCGATCGAGCGCTTGCTGGGCCTCGAGGTGCCGATTCGCGCCCAGTACATCCGCGTAATGTTCGACGAAATCACCCGTCTGCTGAACCACCTGATGTGGATCGGCTCGCACGCGCTGGACGTGGGTGCGATGGCGGTGTTCCTCTACGCGTTCCGCGAGCGTGAGGACATGTTCGACATGTACGAGGCGGTGTCGGGCGCGCGTATGCACGCGGCCTACTACCGTCCGGGCGGCGTCTACCGCGACCTGCCTGACACGATGCCGCAATATCGTGCGTCGAAAGTCCACAACGAGAAGGCCATCAAGGTCATGAACGAAGCCCGTTCGGGCTCGCTGCTGGACTTCATCGAGGACTTCACGAACCGTTTCCCGACCTATGTCGATGAATACGAGACGCTGCTGACCGATAACCGTATCTGGAAGCAACGTCTGGTCGATATCGGTGTGGTCACGCCGGAGCGTGCGCTGCAGATGGGTTTCACCGGTCCGATGCTGCGTGGCTCGGGTATCGAGTGGGATCTGCGCAAGAAGCAGCCGTACGAGGTCTACGACAAGATGGACTTCGATATCCCCGTGGGTACGGCGGGCGACTGCTATTCGCGTTACCTGGTGCGTGTTGAAGAAATGCGCCAGTCGAACCGCATCATCAAGCAGTGCATTGACTGGCTGCGTCGCAACCCGGGTCCGGTGATTACCGAGAACCACAAGGTGGCGCCGCCGTCGCGTGTGGACATGAAGTCGAACATGGAAGAGCTGATTCACCACTTCAAGCTCTTCACCGAAGGTATCCACGTGCCGGCAGGCGAGGCCTACGCAGCGGTGGAGCACCCGAAGGGCGAGTTCGGCATCTATGCGATTTCGGATGGCGCGAACAAGCCGTACCGTCTGAAGATCCGTGCCCCGGGCTTTGTCCACCTGGCCGCGCTCGACGAAATGGCCAGGGGACACATGATTGCGGATGCGGTCACGATCATCGGTACACAGGACATCGTGTTCGGCGAGATCGACCGCTAAGGGATACCGGAAGACGAGTATCCCGTCACAGGCCGTTGCCCGGACGACGTTCCGGGCGTGTTCGGCCGGCCCCGGCTGTAACGGTGGCGGCAGGCGATGCCTGCAACGGATCGGCAGGGACGCGAAGGGGCGTCCGGGCCGGCAGAACATGGCAGCGACGGCTGCAAACTAGCGGAGCCCCGCGCGGCTTCGCCGTATTACTGCAATGACCATGCTATCAGCAGAAGCTCTCAAGGAAATCGATCGCGCGATCGCGAAGTATCCGGCCGACCAGAAGCAGTCGGCCGTGATGGCGGCACTCGCCGTGGCACAGGGCGAGGTGGGCTGGGTTTCCCCCGAAGTCATGCAGTTCGTCGCCAGCTACCTCGAAATGCCGCCTGTGTGGGTGGAAGAGGTGGCCACGTTCTACAACATGTATGACACCAAGCCGGTGGGCAAGCACAAGCTCGCCGTCTGTACCAACCTGCCGTGCGCGCTGTCGGGCGGCGAGCGGGCTGGCGAATACCTGAAGCGCAAGCTCGGGATCGACTATAACGAGACCACCGCCGACGGCTGTTTCACCCTGAAAGAGGGCGAGTGCATGGGCGCGTGCGGCGACGCACCGGTGATGATCGTCAACAACACCCGCATGTGCAGCTTCATGAGCGAGCAGAAGATCGACGCACTGGTCGAAGAGCTCAAGTCCGAAGCCGCCGCCAAGGGGGACAAGTAACATGACCTCTCTGCATGACCGTCATATCAAGCCGCTGATTCTGGCTGGCCTGGACGGCAAGAACTGGCACCTCGAAGACTACGTGAAGCGTGGCGGCTACAAGCAGCTCCGCCGCATTCTCGAGGAAAAGGTAACGCCCGAGCAGGTGATCGCCGACGTCAAGGCGTCGGGTCTGCGCGGCCGTGGCGGTGCGGGCTTCCCCACCGGCCTGAAGTGGAGCTTCATGCCGCGTGCGTTCCCGGGTCAGAAGTACCTCGTCTGCAATACCGATGAAGGCGAACCGGGCACGTTCAAGGATCGCGACATCATTCGCTACAACCCGCACGCGCTGATCGAAGGCATGGCCATCGGCGCGTACGCGATGGGCATCACCGTGGGTTACAACTACATCCACGGCGAAATCTGGAACGAATACAAGATCTTCGAGGAAGCCCTCGAAGAAGCGCGCCGCGCCGGCTTCCTCGGCGACAACATCCTGGGTTCGGGCTTCAACTTCCAGTTGCACGCCCACCATGGCTACGGCGCATACATCTGCGGCGAGGAAACCGCGCTGCTGGAGTCGCTCGAAGGCAAGAAGGGCCAACCGCGCTTCAAGCCGCCTTTCCCGGCCAGCTTCGGCCTGTACGGCAAGCCGACCACCATCAACAATACGGAAACGTTCGCCGCGGTGCCGTTCCTGCTGGAAGTCGGCCCCGAGAACTACCTGAAGATGGGCAAGCCGAACAACGGCGGCAGCAAGATCTTCTCGGTGTCGGGCGATGTGGAGCGTCCGGGCAACTACGAGATCCCGCTGGGCACGCCGTTCGCAACGCTGCTGGAACTCGCGGGCGGCATGCGCGGTGGCAAGAAGATCAAGGCGGTCATTCCGGGCGGTTCCTCCGCCCCGGTGGTGCCGGGCGACCTGATGATGGCATCGGACATGGATTACGACTCGATCGCCAAGGCCGGCTCGATGCTGGGCTCGGGCGCCGTGATCGTGATGGACGAAACACGCTGCATGGTGCGTTCGCTCCTGCGCCTGTCGTATTTCTACTTTGAAGAATCGTGCGGCCAGTGCACGCCGTGCCGTGAAGGCACCGGCTGGCTCTATCGCATGGTGAATCGCATTGAACACGGAGAAGGCCGCCAGGAAGATCTGGACCTGCTCAACAACGTCGCGGAAAACATCATGGGTCGCACTATCTGCGCACTCGGCGATGCAGCGGCGATGCCGGTACGCGGCATGCTCAAGCACTACTGGAAGGAGTTCGAGTATCACGTCGAACACAAGCAGTGCATGGTCCCGGCCTATTCCTGAAGCGTGGCAGAACATGGTTGAACTCGAGATCGACGGCAAGAAGGTAGAGGTTGCGGAAGGCAGCCTCGTGATGGAAGCGGCCCAGAAGCTGGGCACGTACATCCCGCACTTCTGCTACCACCGCAAACTGTCCATCGCGGCGAACTGCCGCATGTGCCTGGTTGAAGTGGAGAAAGCGCCCAAGGCGCTGCCCGCCTGCGCCACCCCGGTGACGCCAGGCATGAAGGTTTTCACCAATTCTGAGAAGGCTGTGAAGGCTCAGAAATCGGTGATGGAATTCCTGCTGATCAACCACCCGCTCGACTGCCCGATCTGCGATCAGGGCGGCGAATGCCAACTCCAGGATCTGGCGGTGGGCTACGGTGGTTCGGAGTCGCGCTACAAGGAAGAGAAGCGTGTGGTGTTCCACAAGAATGTGGGCCCGCTGATCTCCATGGAAGAGATGACCCGCTGCATCCACTGCACTCGCTGCGTGCGCTTCGGCCAGGAAGTGGCCGGCGTGATGGAGCTGGGCATGCTGGGCCGCGGCGAGCACTCGGAAATCACGACGTTCGTCGGCCAGACCGTGGATTCGGAACTGTCCGGCAACATGATCGACCTGTGCCCGGTCGGCGCGCTGACCAGCAAGCCGTTCCGCTACTCGGCCCGTACGTGGGAATTGGCACGCCGCAAGTCGGTGTCGCCGCACGACGGCCTGGGTGCCAACCTCGTGGTCCAGACCAAGAACCAGCGCGTGATGCGTGTGGTGCCGCTGGAGAACGAGGACATCAACGAATGCTGGATCTCCGATAAGGACCGCTTCGCCTACGAAGGCCTGAACAGCGCCGACCGTCTGACCCGCCCGATGCTCAAGCAGGGTGGCGAATGGATGGAAACGGACTGGCAGACCGCGCTCGAATACGTGGCCAATGGTCTGGCAAGCATCAAGCGCGATCACGGCGCCGACCAGATTGCTGCGCTGGCCAGCCCGCACAGCACGCTGGAAGAGCTGTTCCTGCTGGGCAAGCTCGTCCGTGGCCTGGGCAGCGACAACGTCGACTTCCGCCTGCGTCAATCCGATTTCTCGGCCGCACT is part of the Cupriavidus metallidurans CH34 genome and harbors:
- a CDS encoding NADH-quinone oxidoreductase subunit C, which translates into the protein MANLDTLKAALEKVLGKRVQNLIEATGELTLIVKAADYLEVARLLRDDPSLRFEQLLDLCGVDYSDYAEGAWDGLRFAAVSQLLSVTHNWRLRLRVFAPDDDFPVLPSVINVWNSVNWFEREAFDFYGIVFEGHPDLRRILTDYGFVGHPFRKDFPVSGYVEMRYDPEQKRVIYQPVTIEPREVTPRVIREENYGGTQH
- the tpiA gene encoding triose-phosphate isomerase, which encodes MRQKLVIGNWKMHGSLAANAALLEGIKAAPARAKLAVCAPFPYLAQCQTLLSGSQVAWGAQDVSSEARGAFTGEVAASMLGEFGCGYALVGHSERRTYHGETDAVVAAKALRALEFDIVPVVCVGETLAEREAGQTEAVVGRQLQAVLDALSIEQLGRIVLAYEPVWAIGTGKTATSAQAQEVHAALRARVTAKDAGVAARMAILYGGSVKPDNAAELFSMSDIDGGLIGGASLKADDFLAIGNA
- the rpsO gene encoding 30S ribosomal protein S15; this translates as MATANINKSEIIAKFARGTNDTGSPEVQVALLTTRINELTPHFKANMKDHHSRRGLLRMVSRRRRLLDYLKASDADRYRALIEALGLRK
- a CDS encoding NuoB/complex I 20 kDa subunit family protein, producing the protein MAIEGVLNEGFVTTTADKLINWTRTGSLWPMTFGLACCAVEMMHAGAARYDMDRFGVIFRPSPRQSDVMIVAGTLCNKMAPALRKVYDQMAEPRWVISMGSCANGGGYYHYSYSVVRGCDRIVPVDIYVPGCPPTAEALIYGVIQLQNKIKRTNTIARKG
- the nuoF gene encoding NADH-quinone oxidoreductase subunit NuoF; this encodes MTSLHDRHIKPLILAGLDGKNWHLEDYVKRGGYKQLRRILEEKVTPEQVIADVKASGLRGRGGAGFPTGLKWSFMPRAFPGQKYLVCNTDEGEPGTFKDRDIIRYNPHALIEGMAIGAYAMGITVGYNYIHGEIWNEYKIFEEALEEARRAGFLGDNILGSGFNFQLHAHHGYGAYICGEETALLESLEGKKGQPRFKPPFPASFGLYGKPTTINNTETFAAVPFLLEVGPENYLKMGKPNNGGSKIFSVSGDVERPGNYEIPLGTPFATLLELAGGMRGGKKIKAVIPGGSSAPVVPGDLMMASDMDYDSIAKAGSMLGSGAVIVMDETRCMVRSLLRLSYFYFEESCGQCTPCREGTGWLYRMVNRIEHGEGRQEDLDLLNNVAENIMGRTICALGDAAAMPVRGMLKHYWKEFEYHVEHKQCMVPAYS
- the secG gene encoding preprotein translocase subunit SecG — protein: MAIFKTLLVIVQVLSALGVIGLVLLQHGKGADVGAAFGSGASGSLFGATGSANFLSRTTAVLAALFFCCTLGLTLLGNYKPSASLGVMGAAQQSAPAAAAPASAPAAAAASASAPAAPAVPK
- the pnp gene encoding polyribonucleotide nucleotidyltransferase, which encodes MTMFNKIVKEFQWGQHTVRMETGEIARQASGAVIVDVEDTVVLATVVAAKSPKAGQDFFPLTVDYIEKTYAAGKIPGGFFKREGRPSENETLTSRLIDRPLRPLFPEGFYNDVQVVIHVLSINPEIPADIPALIASSAALAVSGIPFNGPVGAARVGYKDGQYLLNPTRAQIAASDLDLVVAGTERAVLMVESEAHQLSEDVMLGAVVYGHEQMQIAINAIHDLVREGGKPEWDWAPAPKNEALIAKVSEIGLPLLQQAYQLRQKSARSTKLKEIYATVQAQLAEAGVEADKVEVGNVLFDLEAKIVRGQILAGEPRIDGRDTRTVRPIEIRSSVLPRAHGSALFTRGETQALVVATLGTKSDEQIIDALAGEYRDRFMLHYNMPPFATGETGRVGSPKRREIGHGRLAKRALIPVLPKDDEFAYTIRLVSEITESNGSSSMASVCGGCLALMDAGVPVKAHVAGVAMGLILEGNKFAVLTDILGDEDHLGDMDFKVAGTDAGITALQMDIKVQGITKEIMQVALAQAREGRMHILGAMQGAMGHARTELSAHAPRMITMKIHPDKIREVIGKGGSTIQALTKETGTTIDIQEDGTITIASTSTDGMAEAKRRIEGITAEAEVGKIYAGTVLKLLDFGAIVNILPGKDGLLHISEIVNERVKDIKDWLKEGQQVRVKLIQADEKGRLRLSLKAALAEEGGSISPIAQGDAPAAAPAAPASPDQQQ
- a CDS encoding NADH-quinone oxidoreductase subunit A — protein: MTLEAYFPVLIFIVFGVVLGVALMAIGRILGPYKPDAAKLSPYECGFEAFEDARMKFDVRYYLIAILFILFDLETAFLFPWGVALKDIGWPGFIAMGVFLLEFIVGFVYIWKKGALDWE
- a CDS encoding NADH-quinone oxidoreductase subunit D; translated protein: MADIKNYTLNFGPQHPAAHGVLRLVLELDGEVIQRADPHIGLLHRATEKLAEQKTWIQSVPYMDRLDYVSMMVNEHAYVMAIERLLGLEVPIRAQYIRVMFDEITRLLNHLMWIGSHALDVGAMAVFLYAFREREDMFDMYEAVSGARMHAAYYRPGGVYRDLPDTMPQYRASKVHNEKAIKVMNEARSGSLLDFIEDFTNRFPTYVDEYETLLTDNRIWKQRLVDIGVVTPERALQMGFTGPMLRGSGIEWDLRKKQPYEVYDKMDFDIPVGTAGDCYSRYLVRVEEMRQSNRIIKQCIDWLRRNPGPVITENHKVAPPSRVDMKSNMEELIHHFKLFTEGIHVPAGEAYAAVEHPKGEFGIYAISDGANKPYRLKIRAPGFVHLAALDEMARGHMIADAVTIIGTQDIVFGEIDR
- the nuoE gene encoding NADH-quinone oxidoreductase subunit NuoE; this encodes MLSAEALKEIDRAIAKYPADQKQSAVMAALAVAQGEVGWVSPEVMQFVASYLEMPPVWVEEVATFYNMYDTKPVGKHKLAVCTNLPCALSGGERAGEYLKRKLGIDYNETTADGCFTLKEGECMGACGDAPVMIVNNTRMCSFMSEQKIDALVEELKSEAAAKGDK
- a CDS encoding NAD(P)H-quinone oxidoreductase, encoding MKAIEIREYGAPEVLQETQRPDPEPKAGEILIRVAAAGINRPDVFQRTGNYPVPPGASDLPGLEVAGVVVGGDLSHPANRFGLKAGDRVCALVQGGGYAELCTAPIEQCLPVPEGLTDIEAAALPETFFTVWSNVFDRGQLGKGPRGAAETLLIQGGSSGIGTTAIQIAKALGFKVFVTAGSDDKCKACESLGADRAINYKTQDFVAEVKALTEGKGVDVILDMVAGSYLARELSCIADDGRIVIIALLGGGKAEIPLGDILRRRITITGSTLRPRPASFKGAIAQALHQNVWPLLASGKIKPVIHKVFPAAQAADAHRLMESSEHIGKIVLTW